In Bacteroidota bacterium, a single window of DNA contains:
- a CDS encoding histidine kinase, with translation MTPLLAKIRKKQIRAALYGIMWVLLLVLLLTQVGGFGLIDTLICTFYFLINYVLLIRLLLLKNKPLSFLLSNLLLFTALALIGYYSDFLLTRQFIFLLLVSLGLSLAIRLTQHWLIYELERKEKENQYFKTELTLLRYQIQPHFFFNSLNNIYSLIDISPEKAKETVYGLGKLMRYLLYQSSTEYIDLDTEIEFLKNYIELMKLRVSNNVKITAHFPDSTHGTKIAPFIFIPLLENAFKHGVSSYSSSEILIDLRLENQQLLCIVQNSYFPKNKSDKSGSGIGLENLRTRLRLMYPTTHSFIQNKTDNYFTSTLKIDL, from the coding sequence CGCAAAGATTCGCAAAAAACAGATAAGAGCAGCACTCTACGGTATAATGTGGGTGCTGCTTTTAGTTTTACTACTAACCCAAGTTGGCGGTTTTGGCCTGATTGACACACTCATTTGCACTTTTTATTTTCTAATTAACTATGTACTCTTAATTCGATTACTGCTTTTAAAAAATAAACCACTTAGTTTTCTCCTTTCAAATCTCCTGCTATTCACCGCCCTTGCCCTCATCGGTTATTATAGCGACTTTCTGCTTACACGTCAATTTATCTTTTTACTTCTCGTATCATTAGGTCTAAGTCTTGCAATCCGCTTAACCCAACATTGGTTAATTTATGAGCTTGAAAGAAAGGAGAAAGAAAATCAATACTTTAAGACTGAACTTACATTATTGCGATATCAAATTCAACCTCATTTTTTCTTTAACTCACTCAACAATATATACTCTTTAATCGACATTTCACCCGAAAAAGCGAAGGAAACGGTATATGGTTTAGGCAAACTTATGCGTTATTTGCTCTATCAATCTTCCACTGAATATATTGATTTAGATACTGAAATTGAATTTTTGAAAAACTATATCGAACTCATGAAATTGCGGGTTAGTAATAACGTAAAAATAACTGCTCATTTCCCTGATTCTACTCATGGCACAAAAATCGCACCTTTTATTTTTATCCCGCTATTAGAAAACGCATTCAAACATGGGGTCTCGTCTTATTCATCAAGTGAAATACTCATTGATTTGAGACTGGAAAATCAACAATTATTATGCATCGTTCAGAATTCTTACTTCCCAAAAAATAAATCAGACAAAAGTGGTTCGGGCATTGGGTTAGAGAATCTAAGAACAAGATTGAGATTAATGTATCCAACAACACATTCATTCATTCAAAACAAAACAGATAATTACTTTACAAGCACATTAAAAATAGATTTATGA
- a CDS encoding LytTR family DNA-binding domain-containing protein, with the protein MKIIRCIAIDDEPLALQLVESYIKKTPFLELVGVFSTPLDALRVLDYESIDLIYLDIQMPDISGIDFSKNINSNIRVIFTTAFGEYALDAYKANAIDYLLKPFNYNDFLNASLKAKEWFDLISMKQSPKSEPMLFVKSGYNNVQIKLSEITYFQGFKDYIKIFTDNNPSPILTLMTMKSLMDTLPKEQFIRVHRSYIVPVNKIKNSDRGHVWVRNHKIPISDSYKETFAKFIATRAIR; encoded by the coding sequence ATGAAAATTATACGATGCATAGCAATAGATGATGAACCCTTGGCTCTACAACTTGTTGAGAGTTACATTAAAAAAACGCCTTTTCTTGAGCTTGTAGGAGTTTTCAGCACCCCTTTAGATGCTCTTCGTGTACTTGATTATGAGTCAATTGATTTGATTTATTTAGACATTCAAATGCCGGATATTAGCGGAATTGATTTTTCAAAAAACATCAACTCAAACATACGCGTTATTTTCACTACTGCCTTTGGCGAGTACGCTTTGGATGCATACAAAGCCAATGCAATTGATTATTTGCTTAAACCGTTTAATTACAATGACTTTCTGAATGCTTCGCTTAAAGCCAAGGAATGGTTTGACTTAATCTCAATGAAGCAATCTCCTAAGTCGGAACCCATGCTCTTTGTGAAATCCGGATATAATAATGTTCAGATTAAGCTATCGGAGATTACTTATTTCCAAGGATTTAAAGACTATATTAAAATTTTTACCGACAATAACCCCAGCCCTATTTTAACGCTAATGACCATGAAATCACTAATGGATACACTGCCAAAAGAGCAGTTTATTAGAGTACACAGGTCATACATTGTTCCGGTAAATAAGATTAAAAATTCCGATAGAGGTCATGTATGGGTTAGGAATCACAAAATTCCAATTTCAGATTCATATAAAGAAACTTTTGCTAAGTTTATTGCTACACGTGCAATAAGATAA
- a CDS encoding DMT family transporter, which translates to MGKLKVHLILFLVMLFYAVTFSIAKDVMPTYINGEVFTFYRIGGALILFWLLSPFEKKILPNNKLTKIEKKDVLPLIIASVFGVAYNMFMFFKGLEFTHPINGAVLMLNTPIFVLIFALFLKEEKLTVKKVVGILMAAGGALMLMFGKQINFSELTLKGDILVTVNAIFYAFYLVYVRKLLTKYTVVTVSKWTFLFGLFLVAPLIMKDVLAVNHLSFPKHIIGEIIFVVVCTTFLAYLLNTWAIEKAGSVLVGTYIYLQPVLAGAIAIFWGTDVFTWVKLVAGVIVLIGVFLTSDKQQELFKNQIAKRRNMT; encoded by the coding sequence ATGGGCAAACTCAAAGTACATCTAATTTTATTTTTAGTCATGCTGTTTTATGCTGTTACATTCAGCATAGCCAAGGACGTGATGCCTACTTATATCAACGGTGAAGTTTTTACTTTTTATAGAATCGGAGGAGCCTTGATTTTATTTTGGTTATTGTCTCCATTTGAGAAAAAAATACTACCTAATAATAAGTTGACAAAAATTGAAAAAAAGGATGTTTTGCCTTTGATTATTGCCAGCGTCTTTGGAGTTGCATACAATATGTTTATGTTTTTCAAGGGCTTAGAGTTTACGCATCCTATCAACGGAGCTGTGCTGATGCTGAACACTCCTATTTTTGTGCTCATCTTCGCTCTCTTTCTCAAAGAAGAAAAACTTACAGTTAAGAAAGTCGTTGGTATATTAATGGCAGCAGGAGGTGCATTGATGCTGATGTTTGGCAAACAAATAAACTTCTCGGAGCTTACGCTCAAAGGTGATATACTTGTTACGGTGAATGCTATTTTCTATGCTTTTTATCTTGTGTATGTGCGCAAATTGCTTACAAAATATACGGTTGTTACAGTATCAAAATGGACTTTCTTGTTTGGACTATTTTTGGTTGCGCCCTTGATAATGAAAGATGTTTTAGCAGTTAACCATTTATCTTTCCCGAAACATATTATTGGAGAAATTATATTTGTGGTTGTTTGTACAACCTTCTTGGCATATTTACTAAATACTTGGGCAATAGAAAAAGCCGGTTCAGTGTTGGTGGGTACCTATATTTATCTACAACCGGTTTTGGCGGGCGCAATTGCAATTTTTTGGGGTACCGATGTCTTTACATGGGTTAAACTTGTTGCAGGGGTGATAGTTTTAATAGGAGTATTTTTAACTTCGGATAAGCAACAGGAGTTATTTAAGAATCAAATTGCTAAAAGAAGAAATATGACGTGA
- a CDS encoding DUF4340 domain-containing protein: MNNRKILVSLVILAFIIGGYFLLKRNPSTTLLGDESNFAIKDVQKLDKIFLRSRFQDASATLTRNEQGKWMINGLYEADGAKIDVLLNAVKNMRVKSPISKDAWDMVIRNLASKGVKVELYSGSSKLKTYYVGGPTPDHMGTYVWMEDAKQPYVVYIEGFQGYLSPRFFVNEQDWRSKIIFAYEPVDIEWVKAEWTEDESQSFTIINKDNKPILESAAIGNAKKINENKIRSYLNYFSRLAYEGFPIDMNAGSIDSVYHQTKPFFVLKLKPKTKPEQVLQIHYKGLKRNSKLQLDREGVQMPYDIDSYYAFFNGNAKELLMVQDYVFGKVMKKASDFKLE, from the coding sequence ATGAACAATAGAAAAATTTTAGTTTCCCTTGTTATTCTTGCTTTTATTATCGGAGGATACTTTCTCCTCAAACGCAATCCTTCCACCACTCTTTTAGGTGATGAATCAAATTTTGCCATCAAGGATGTTCAAAAACTTGATAAGATATTTCTGCGCTCTCGTTTTCAAGACGCCAGTGCAACTTTGACCCGAAACGAACAAGGCAAATGGATGATAAATGGACTTTATGAGGCAGATGGTGCTAAGATAGATGTTCTTCTGAATGCGGTTAAAAACATGCGTGTGAAATCTCCTATTAGCAAGGATGCTTGGGATATGGTGATACGCAACCTTGCATCCAAAGGGGTGAAAGTGGAGCTTTATTCAGGTAGTTCTAAACTCAAAACGTATTATGTTGGCGGTCCCACACCTGATCACATGGGCACATACGTATGGATGGAAGATGCCAAGCAACCCTATGTTGTTTATATAGAAGGATTTCAGGGTTATCTTTCACCTCGTTTCTTTGTAAATGAACAAGACTGGCGTAGCAAAATCATTTTTGCTTATGAACCCGTTGATATAGAGTGGGTGAAGGCAGAATGGACAGAAGACGAAAGTCAATCCTTTACTATCATTAACAAAGACAACAAGCCCATATTGGAATCTGCTGCTATTGGCAATGCAAAAAAGATAAATGAAAACAAGATTCGCTCTTATCTTAACTATTTTAGCCGTCTTGCCTACGAGGGATTTCCAATTGATATGAATGCCGGAAGCATTGACTCTGTCTATCACCAAACTAAACCCTTCTTTGTTCTTAAACTTAAGCCAAAAACTAAACCCGAACAGGTTTTACAAATTCATTACAAAGGCTTGAAAAGAAACAGTAAGTTGCAACTTGACAGGGAAGGAGTACAAATGCCCTATGATATTGACAGTTACTATGCCTTTTTTAATGGAAATGCAAAGGAATTGCTGATGGTGCAAGATTATGTTTTTGGCAAAGTCATGAAGAAAGCTTCTGATTTCAAACTTGAATAA
- a CDS encoding DUF255 domain-containing protein has protein sequence MIKKISVTLSIALLAALLVVSSFKTSDKKSVKGEEIEWLDFQVGYDKAIKEKKMIIIDVYTDWCGWCKRLDKNTYSKAEIIEKVNKNFIPVKLNPELSAKYQVGDKVMSGSELVLYLEGGRNYGYPTIIFWKDPSKKESIEVAVGYKDAKEFEQMLDFYIGKK, from the coding sequence ATGATTAAGAAAATTTCTGTAACCCTGAGTATTGCGTTATTAGCAGCACTCCTTGTTGTTTCTTCGTTTAAAACTTCAGATAAAAAATCGGTAAAAGGTGAAGAAATAGAATGGCTTGATTTCCAAGTCGGATACGACAAAGCGATTAAAGAGAAAAAAATGATAATAATAGACGTATATACCGACTGGTGCGGCTGGTGTAAACGTCTTGATAAAAATACCTATTCTAAAGCCGAAATTATAGAAAAGGTGAACAAAAACTTTATACCTGTCAAGCTAAACCCTGAACTTAGTGCAAAATATCAAGTTGGTGATAAAGTTATGAGCGGTTCTGAACTTGTACTCTATCTGGAAGGTGGTCGTAATTATGGATATCCCACCATTATATTCTGGAAAGATCCAAGCAAAAAAGAAAGCATAGAAGTGGCAGTTGGATATAAAGACGCCAAGGAATTCGAGCAAATGCTGGATTTTTATATTGGTAAAAAATAA
- a CDS encoding glycosyltransferase yields MIFTLIPIYNEAENLSELAKNLRSTLAGHEKTFVFVDDGSIDGSPEKIKELFQGENVHVLVNPGNQGPGYSFNAGFNFILDKLNSKSDDIVITLEGDNTSDINILPVMMNLNQHGFNLVLASPYAQGGGFDETTFVRKLTSFTANLMLRLWFDVKVLTLSSFYRIYSVQLLHDIRNKYGVLIKEKGFISKVEILVKAIRIKAKIIEVPMTLHSKKRKGKSKMKVMKTMMSYLRFFLKPGL; encoded by the coding sequence ATGATTTTCACCTTGATTCCTATATATAATGAGGCAGAAAATCTGTCCGAATTAGCCAAAAATTTGCGGAGTACATTGGCAGGACATGAAAAGACTTTTGTTTTTGTGGATGATGGTTCTATTGATGGTTCACCGGAAAAGATTAAAGAACTCTTCCAAGGGGAGAATGTTCATGTGCTTGTCAATCCGGGTAATCAAGGTCCCGGGTATTCTTTTAATGCAGGATTTAATTTTATATTGGATAAATTGAATTCCAAATCTGATGATATTGTGATTACTCTTGAGGGAGATAATACTTCAGATATCAATATCCTGCCGGTTATGATGAACTTAAATCAGCATGGGTTTAATTTAGTGTTGGCGTCACCGTACGCACAAGGCGGAGGTTTTGATGAAACTACTTTTGTGCGCAAACTCACTTCTTTTACTGCCAATCTCATGCTTAGACTTTGGTTTGATGTCAAAGTGTTGACTCTCAGTTCGTTTTACAGAATATATTCAGTCCAACTGCTGCATGATATCAGAAACAAATATGGGGTACTGATTAAAGAAAAAGGTTTTATCAGTAAAGTTGAAATACTTGTCAAAGCCATCCGTATTAAGGCTAAAATTATAGAGGTTCCTATGACATTACACTCCAAAAAACGCAAAGGCAAATCTAAAATGAAGGTAATGAAAACGATGATGAGTTATTTGCGCTTTTTTTTAAAACCCGGATTATAA